The Mucilaginibacter sp. PAMB04168 genome contains the following window.
GCGACTTTCGGGCGTCATGGCTGCAGTTTTGGCATTATAGGTGTTAGCTTCGGCAAAAGTTTGGCCGCCTAAAGGTGGCATATGCTCCGGGTTTTCCGGAGCCAGCTGGGCCAGTTCTTCTGAGCGGCGCACCACTTTTTCTAATGAGGCGTCATCGAACTCATTGATGGTAGCGGTTCCGGTTTTTTTACCGAAGGTTGAGCTTACCGCCAAACCCAGGGTGCTGATATCGCCTGCAGTTGATACGGCGTTTAATGCGGTACGGATGTTGCCGCCTTCCTGACCGTTTAAGCCTATCTCGCATTCATCGGCTTTTGAGTAACTGAGCACTTTCTTTAATAAAGCCTGTGCTTCTTCTTTGCTAAGTATTGGCATATGCTGATTATCCGATTCTACGTTTAGTGTTTATAACATTTACTCCTTTAAATAACGAGGTCGACGACCCATGCGATACGGCGTTCGACTGGCTCGGCTGACCCTTGCCATCGTTAAACGCACCGCCCAGTCGGTAATCGCGCTCATCGCAAACTGCAGCCAGTGAGTTCCAGAACTCCTGGTTGGTAGCCTGGTATGCCACGTCGTTCAGCATGCCCACAATCTGCCCGTTTTTAATCTCATAGAACAACTGGCCGCCAAACTGGAAGTTGTAACGTTGCTGATCGATAGAGAATGAACCGTTACCTACAATGTAGATACCTTTTTCGACCTTCTTAATCATTTCGGCTACGCTAAGTGGTGTTTTGCCTGGCATTAACGATACGTTAGGCATGCGTTGAAACTGCACGTCGGCCCAGGTTTGAGCGTAGCAGCAGCCTTGTGATTCTTTTAAACCCAGCATGTGTGCCTGATCGCGTATGGCCTGGAAATTAACCAGTGTGCCGTCTTTTACAATTTCCCACTGTTTAGGTTTAACGCCTTCGTCATCATAACCCACAGCGCCTAAAGAGCCTTTCTGGTTCTTATCGGCTACAACATTCATGTTAGTGCTGCCGAATTTAAAGTTACCCGATTTTAACTTGTCTAAAGACAGGAAACTGGTGCCTGCATAATTAGCTTCATAACCCAGTACACGGTCTAACTCGGTAGGGTGGGCAACCGATTCATGTATGGTTAACCAAAGATGCGATGGATCCAATACCAGGTCGTATTTGCCTGGCTCAACCGATTTTGCTGATACCTTTTCAGTAGCATTTTTGGCGGCGTTCTTCACATCCTCCAGCATATCGTACCGGTTTCTGTAACGGGTAACAACGCCTTGCATTTTTTCAGCTTCTGATGGGGTTAAGTACTCGTAACCCATACCTACCGGCGAGCTCAAGGCGGCGCGCGTTTCAAAAGCGCCCTTAGCTGGGTCTATCTTGGTAACGCTAAAGTTGGGGTACAAACGGTGTATGTCCTGATCGATGTAAGAGCCATCGGTTGAAGCAAAGTATTTTTGCTCGTTAATAGCCAGTATGGTCGAATTTACAAAGCTTGCACCACCTGCTAATGCTGCACCATTTACAGCCATCAGCAGGTCTACCTTTTCCTTAATAGGAACCTCGAATGCATTTTTCTCAATTGGGGTTTTCCAGCTTACCTCGCCATAACCTTTTTGCGGAGCCAGTTGTACCGGCGGACCGCCAATTTTAGCATTAGCCTTAGCCACGGCAACGGCACGTTCGGCTGTTTTGGCTACACCGTCTTTAGTTACGGTATTGGTACAGGCAAAGCCCCAGCAACCATTTACCAACACGCGTATACCTACGCCGTACGATTCGGCGTTGGCTACGTTAAGTACGCGGGTTTCGCGGGTTATAACAGCCTGGTTGAGGTAGCGGCCTATGCGAATGTCGGCATAGCTGGCACCTTTAGATTTAGCCGTGTTGAGTGCTACATCAGCCAGTTCTTTTTTGATGCGCACGTCAACCTGCTCCAGTGCCTGAGCCGGATCGATTGGGCTACCGAAGGATGGCAGGTTGGGCAGCATTAAGGCACCGGCACCTACACCCGACAGATAAATAAAATTTCTACGTTTCAAGGTTTAATCCTCCTTTTAGTAATTAGTTGGTATGAGTTGTTTAGTTTTCTAGCTTATAAATTTGCGCTCGACCCATAAAAAGGTACAAGACGCTAATAAAAGTAAATAAAAAATCAGTTTAGGAACCTCAATTTTTATTTTTTGCTGTATTTGTTTTGTTACAGCCATCTTTTTTTGCTGAACGGCGGCAAATGTTGACGTTTCAGCTATTCTTTTAAGCTGCTTTAAGCTTCTCCAGCCTGTTTTTGCATAGTTGTACCACCAAAATGACGGCCCATTGCCTGAATTTGCCACCTGCCAACCTGTTTTATGAGGCCAGTAACTGAAATTCCATTCGTAAGGGATGGCTGCACTTTGCTCGGGCGCTATTTTTTGGCCATTGATGATCACATCTTGGGGCGATACCGGACTTTGCAATACTAGCCTTACCTGTTCGTTTTCTGAAGGCAATGCCGATGCAATATGCCAGTTTTGTAATGGTGGTAGTTTACGGGCTGATTTACTGATGAGCAGCGACCATAGCGCCGCATAATCTGTTTTGTTGCCAGCCAGCAGCCAGCTATAAGTATGATTTAAAGTAGTGAATATCACCTTACCAGCGCCGGCGAGCGCTATGCCAGCCAGTTCGTGGCGTTGTGCATCAGTTGCCAGGCTTTGGGTGTTGTTATGATAATTAATGTATGCTGCGTCAATTCCTAATTTGGCTGTTTTACGTGCCTGGCCCTGTAAAATAAGCTGCACCAAAGGCTGTTCTTTTACAGCAACGGTGGTAACAGGAAAATCGCGCTGCAGCCATGAGGCAGCCTTATCTGAGCTATCGGCCCGAACAATAACGCCTAATCCTTTTTGAGTTACCTGTTGCTTCAATAGTGCTCCTTCTGCAGCAGTGAGTGATTTTAGGGCAGAGAGATCACCCAGTACTACATCAAATCTATCTAACACCCCGGCTGAAAGCTTTTGTAAGTTCAATTTATCAAGGTTGGTGTATTCTTCACTGATTTTATCTTTACTAATCACAGAGCGGCTGGCAACCGCGTAGCCATTTTCGCCCAACCAGTTTTTAAGGAAACGTGTTTCAAAGTTGGGAGCCGCATTCAGCATCAACACTTTTAACGGCCTAGTCGGTTCAATCTGAACGGGCAGATCTTCGGCAGCTAAGGTATCGTTGCCAGCCAAGGCCAGTAACTGGTAAACAACCCGCCCCGTTGGTTTAGGTAATGTGCTAAGTTGAAAGCTGGTTGTTTTAGTGGCCGGCAGGATAATAGAATCCAACACTGTATTCAAACCTTTGAATAAGAACTTAACAGGTTTCTCTTCATTATTTTGAAAGCTGCCTTGTACCAACAACGACTCACCCGTTTTTAATGTGGCTGGCCAGCTTATGGATTGGAGGCCAGTAGGCCGCTTTGGCGGGCGATAGCCAATCGGTAAATCACTTAACAATTCTAACTCGTTAGCTGTTAGGCCATAACCTAAAATTCTTACACCAGTAAAAGCCGGTTTGTGGTTTCTTAACTCTTCTAAGCTGCCGAGTAGAATCGATTTTTTGTAACGTTTTTTGATGCTGGCATCGGTGGTAAACACTGAATCGCTACTATTTATATCATCGGTGTTAAATCCGTCTGTTAAAAGCACAGCATTGGTTGTTTGTGCAGCGGTTTGTGTGGTGCCGTTGTAAGTAACAGGTAAAGCTATGCAGCCAAGGGCAGCCACAGCCAGCCATACAGCCAACAAACGCCAAAATAAACGCCTGCGGTCGGTACGGCGATATTCCTGCCAGCTAAAAACAAGTGCTAATACAATACAAATAATACTGACCGATATAATCCAGTTCATGCTTGCTTACCGGTTTAAATTTTGATAATAACGTTGAGCCAAACCCATGTCGGCAGTGGCTGACGCAGGGTAAGGT
Protein-coding sequences here:
- a CDS encoding TldD/PmbA family protein; this encodes MKRRNFIYLSGVGAGALMLPNLPSFGSPIDPAQALEQVDVRIKKELADVALNTAKSKGASYADIRIGRYLNQAVITRETRVLNVANAESYGVGIRVLVNGCWGFACTNTVTKDGVAKTAERAVAVAKANAKIGGPPVQLAPQKGYGEVSWKTPIEKNAFEVPIKEKVDLLMAVNGAALAGGASFVNSTILAINEQKYFASTDGSYIDQDIHRLYPNFSVTKIDPAKGAFETRAALSSPVGMGYEYLTPSEAEKMQGVVTRYRNRYDMLEDVKNAAKNATEKVSAKSVEPGKYDLVLDPSHLWLTIHESVAHPTELDRVLGYEANYAGTSFLSLDKLKSGNFKFGSTNMNVVADKNQKGSLGAVGYDDEGVKPKQWEIVKDGTLVNFQAIRDQAHMLGLKESQGCCYAQTWADVQFQRMPNVSLMPGKTPLSVAEMIKKVEKGIYIVGNGSFSIDQQRYNFQFGGQLFYEIKNGQIVGMLNDVAYQATNQEFWNSLAAVCDERDYRLGGAFNDGKGQPSQSNAVSHGSSTSLFKGVNVINTKRRIG